Within the Acidimicrobiia bacterium genome, the region ATCGCGAGGCCGTTCGAGAACGGGTAGACGAGGTCGAGCGATGCCGCGAACACACCCGCGATCACTTGCACGACGAGCAGCACCGTGAGCACGTAGCGCCGCGTGTTCGGACGCGCGGTCGAGCGGCGCGCGGTCATCGTCGGCGCGAGCCACATCGCGGCGACGAGGCACAGGAAGATGTGGCCGACGTGACGGGATGCGGTCGCGGTCCCGATGCGCAGGTAGAGGAACGCCACGACGAGGCCCGCGCCCGCGACCCACACGACGAACGCGCCGAGCCGGTCGCGCAGGATCCACGCGAGCCCGACGAAGAGGAGCACTCCGAGCACGCCGACGATCGCGGCGCGCACGTGCAGGATGTTCGTGTTCCAGTACGAGTGCTTCAGCGCCGGGATCGGCACCAGCGCGCGCCAGATCGCCGCGCTCGACGACGCGCCGAGACCGAAGTCGACGCTCGTCAGCCAGTGGCCGTAGATGCCGGTGTCCTTCGGCGGGCGCGCGGCCTGCACGTACGCGATGAGGAGCCCGGCGAACGTGAGCACCGTGCCGATCGCGAGGGCGCCGGGCGCGGCGCGGTTCGGTTCGCGCGTGCGCCGGCGCAGCCACTCGTCGACGAGCAGTCCCGCGAGCACCGCGATCGCGACGATCGCGCCGAACGCGCTCGTGAGCGCGACGAGTCCGAGCAGCAGTCCGACGACCAGCCATGGTCGCCGACCGCTCGTCGCCGCGACCGCGAGCGTGACGACGAGCAGCATCGCACCGAAGCCGTAGCTGCGCGCGAGCACGCCGTACTCGTACAGCACGAAGTAGCCGAACACGAAGAGCAGCTTCTGCAGGAGCGTGAACGGCGCGCGCCACACCGCGACCGAGATCGTGATCGACGCGATGACGAGCTGGAGGAGTTGCATCGCGCCCGGCCCCGCGTGCGCGTGCGCGATCGGATAGAGCAGCCCGTACCAGAGGATCGGGTGGCCCTCGTAGCGCATGTTCTGCACCAGCGAGTGCACGCCGTGGCTCGCGCGCACGATCTGCCAGGCCTGGAGCTCGTCGCGCCAGAGCTCGTGCCGGAGGATCGTGACGCCGACGACGGCGATACCCGCGACGGCGATCGCCAAGCGGGCCACCGCATCGTGGCGCGGTGGCCCCGATGTGTCGTCAGGCAACGAAGTACTTGGCCTCGGGATGCGAGACGATGATCGCCGACGTGCTCTGCTCGGGAACGAGGTGGAACTCCTCGGTGAGTGAGACGCCGATGCGGTCCATCTCGAGGAGCTCCGCGAGCTTCGCCTGGTCGTCGAGGTCGGGGCACGCGGGATAGCCCCACGAGTACCGGGAGCCGCGGTACTGCTGACGGAACAGGCCCGCGACGGTCGGTCCGTCCTCGCCGGCGAAGCCCCACTCCTCGCGGATGCGGCGGTGCCACAGCTCTGCGAGCGCTTCGGTCATCTCCACCGACAGGCCGTGCAGCAACAGGTAGTCCTGGTACTGGTTCGCCTTGAACAGCTCCTGCTCGCGCTCGCTCGCGCGCGTCCCCATCGTCACGACGTGGAACGCCGCGTAGTCGGGCTCACCGGATTCGATCGGGCGGAAGAAGTCGGAGATGCAGAGGAACCGCTCGGTGCGCTGACGCGGGAAGTTGAAGCGCAGCCACTCCTGGTTGCGATCGTCGTCCTTCCACACGACGAGGTCGTTGCCCTCGCTGTTCACCGCGAAGTAGCCCCACGCCACGGCCGGGTTGAGGATGCCCTCGGCGCGTGCCTGCTCGATCTGCGCGCGCAGCATCGGTCGCAGCCGCTCGCGGAAGTCGTCGTCGTTCTCGTTCTTCGCCTTGTCGGGACGGAACTGCCATTGACCGCGGAACAGCGCGGTCTCGTTCAGGTAGGTCGCGATCTCGTCGAGCGGGATGCCCTTCGCGACGCGCGATCCGACGAACGGCGGTGCGTACACCGGCGCGTCGATCGCGACGTCGGAACGTGCCGGGATCTCGACGCTGTCGTCGATCGCCTTCGGCTCGTTGCGCCGGCTCGCGACGGAACGCTCGACGGGCACGGTGCCGAACTCGGGATCGAGGTTGCCGCTGCGCTTGCCCTCCATCAGTGTCTCGATCGTGCGCAGGCCCTCGAACGCGTCCTTCCCGTAGAAGACGCGGCCGTTGTAGATCTCGCGCAGGTCGTGCTCGACGTAGTTGCGCGTGAGCGCGGCGCCGCCGAGAAGCACGGGGATCTTCTCGAGCCCGCGCTCGTTCAGCTCCATCAGGTTCTCGCGCATGATCAATGTGCTCTTCACGAGCAGGCCGCTCATGCCGATCGCGTCGGCCTCCGTGCTCACCGCGGCCTCGACGAGGTCGTGGATCGGCACCTTGATGCCGAGGTTGTGCACCGTGTAGCCGTTGTTCGACAGGATGATGTCGACGAGGTTCTTGCCGATGTCGTGGACGTCGCCCTTCACGGTGCCGAGGACGATCGTGCCCTTGCCCGCGCCGTCGACGCGCTCCATGTGCGGCTCGAGGTGCGCGACGGCGGTCTTCATCGTCTCCGCGCTCTGGAGCACGAACGGCAGCTGCATCTGACCGCTGCCGAAGAGCTCGCCCACGACCTTCATGCCCGACAGCAGCACGTCGTTGACGATGCCGAGCGCCTCCATCGTCTGGAGCTGCTCGTCGAGGTCGGCCTCGATGCCGTCGCGCTCGCCGTCGATGATGCGGTGCTTCAGCCGCTCCGCGACCGGCCACCCCGATCGATCCTCGCGCTCGACCGCGCTCGCCTCGACGCCTTCGAACAACGCCATGAACTCGGTGAGCGGGTCGTAGTCGCGCCCATTGGAGGACTCCGGGCTCTGCTCCCCTCCGGTCGCTCCGCCCTCGTCGGCCTTGCGCCGGCGGTCGTAGATGAGGTCGAGCGCGACCTCGCGGTGGCGGTCGTCGATTTTGTGCATCGGCATGATGCGCGCCGCGTGCACGATCGCGGCGTCGAGGCCGGCTTCGCGACACTCGTGGAGGAACACGCTGTTGAGCACGTGGCGCGCCGCGGGCTTGAGCCCGAACGACACGTTCGAGAGTCCGAGGATCGTCGACACGCCCGGAAGCTCGGCCTTGATGCGCCGGATCGCCTCGATGGTCTCCATGCCGTCGCGGCGGAGGTCCTCGGTGCCCGCGCTGAGCGGGAAGGTCAGCGCGTCGAAGATCAGGTCGCTGCCGTCGAGCCCGTAGCGCTGGGTCGCGATGTCGTAGAGCCGGTGCGCGACCCGCAGCTTCCAGTCGGCGTCGCGCGCCTGGCCCTCTTCGTCGATCGTGAGGCAGATCACACCCGCGCCGTACTCACGCGCGAGCGAGAACACGCGGTCCATGCGCTTGCCCTCGGCCTCGCCCTCTTCGAGGTTCGCCGAGTTCACGAGCGCCTTGCCGCCGTGGTGCTGCAGACCGGCCTCGAGCACCGCGGGCTCGGTCGAGTCGAACACGAGCGGCAACGAGGCCTGGGTCGCGAAGCGGCCCGCGATCTCGTTCATGTCGATCGCGCCGTCGCGGCCGACGTAGTCGACACACACGTCGAGCACGTGCGCGCCTTCCTTCACCTGCTCGCGCGCCATCTGCACGCACGACTCCCAGTCGCCCTCGAGCATCGCGTCGCGGAACTTGCGGGAGCCGTTGGCGTTCGTGCGCTCGCCGACCGCGAGGTACGCGAGCTCCTGGTGGTACGGGACGTGGCTGTAGATCGACGAGCAGCCGGGCTCGAACTCGGGCGTGCGCGGCGTCGGCGCGCGGTCGTTGCCGAGTCGTTCGACGACGGCTTGGAGGTGCGCGGGAGTGGTGCCGCAGCACCCGCCGACGACGTTCACACCGAACTCGCTCACGAAGCGCTCGTGCGCGTCGGCGAGCTGCTCGGGTGTGAGGTCGTAGTGCGTGTGACCGTCGACGACCGACGGCAGACCCGCGTTCGGCAGGCACGACAGGAAGGTGCGGGCGTGCTGCGAGAGGTGCCGAAGGTGCTCCGTCATCTCCGACGGACCGGTCGCGCAGTTCATGCCGATGACGTCGGGCCGCAGTGCTTCGAGCGCGGTGAGCGCGGCGCCGATCTCCGAGCCGACGAGCATGCGCCCGGTCGTCTCCACCGTCACCTGCACCATCAACGGAAGCGTGCGGCCGACAGTGGCCATCGCGCGCCGGCAGGCGATGATCGCGGCCTTCGCCTGGAGGAGGTCGTACACGGTCTCGACGAGCAGCACGTCGGCGCCGCCCTCGACGAGACCGTGCGCCTGCTCCTCGTACGCGTCGCGCAGCGTGACGAAGTCGATGTGACCGAGCGACGGCAGCTTCGTGCCCGGGCCGATCGAGCCGATCACGAACCGCGGCCGGTCCGGTGTCGAGTAGCCGTCGGCGACCTCGCGGGCGATCTGCGCGGCGCGCACGTTGATCTCGTGCGACTTCTCGGGGATCTGGTACTCGTTCAGCACCAGGGAGAAGGCGCCGAAGGTCGCGGTCTCGACCGCGTCGACGCCGACGGCGAAGAACTGCGAGTGCATGTCCGCGATCTCGTCGGGCCGGGTGAGCACGAGGTGCTCGTTGCACCCCTCGAGGCTCGCGCCGCCGAAGTCGTCGGGACCGAGGTCGCGGCCCTGAACCCACGTGCCGAACGCGCCGTCGCAGATGAGGACCCGTTCGGCGAGGGTCTCGAGGAAGCCGTCCACGCCGTAAGGATAGGGGGCAGAAGGGACGGAACCCCCCGTTCGAAACCGGCCCGGCCCGAACCGGCGGCTGAGACGTCAGGAGCGGCGAGCGCAGCGAGCGCGACCGGAAAAACGCGGGGTCTTAGACTCCGACTCCGGTGAAGGTCTACACACGCACGGGTGACGACGGCTCGACCGGCCTCTTCCACGGTGGTCGCGTCGCCAAGAGCGCGGCGGGGCCGTCGGCGTACGGCACGGTCGACGAGGCGGTGAGCGCCCTCGGACTCGCGCGCGCCGACACCGAGCCCGGCTCCGAGCTGAACGACCTGCTGATCCGGCTCCAGCGCGAGCTGTTCGTCGCGGGCGCGGAGCTCGCGACGGCACCCGACCGGCGGCACCTGCTCGAACCCGGCGTCTCGCGTGTCACCCCCGAGATGGTCGGGGCGCTCGAGCCGATCATCGACGACGTCACCGCGCGCTTCGAGGCGCCACGCGAGTTCGTCCTGCCCGGCGAGAACCGCGTCGCGGCGGGCCTCGACCTGGCGCGCGCCGTCGTGCGCCGCGCCGAGCGGGAGGGCGTCGCCGCCACCGAGGAGGGCTGGCTCGAGGCCGCGAGCTCGGTCGTGCCGTACCTGAACCGCCTCGCCGATCTCGTCTACACGCTGGCCCGTTGGCAAGAGGGTCACTTCCGCGCAGTGCGCAGCTAGGAGCGTCATGTCCGTCAAGTTCTCGCTCGTGTCCGGATCCCCCGAGTCGGTGCGCGCCGACCTGCTCGCGGTGCCGGTGTTCGCCGACCGCGAGCTCGGGCCCGGAGCGGAGGAGGTCGACGCCGCGGTCGGTGGGGGCCTGCGCGACTTCATGGAGGAGACGGGCTTCGAAGGCAAGCCCGGCCAGACACTCGCGATCCCGACGAACGGCGCGCTCGGTGCGCGCGCCGCGATGCTCGTCGGCCTCGGTGCGCGCGACGAGATCACCACCGACGGTCTGCGGCGCGCGGGCGCCGCGCTCGCGAAGCGCGGTTCGAAGGTCGCGACCATCGCGACGACGTTGCTCGACGCCGCGCCCGACGCGATCGACCGCCGCGACGCGGCGCAGGCGGTCGTCGAAGGCGTCGCGCTCGGCAGCTACAAGTTCCTGCGGTACAAGGGCGAGGGCAAGCCGTCGAAGCTCGAGTCGGTGAAGCTCATCGGCCGCGGCGGCGCGCACATCCGCTCGGCCGTCGACCGCGGCGCGCGCATCGCGCAGGCGGTCGCGTGGGCGCGCGATCTCGTGAACGAGCCCGCCGAAGCGAAGTCACCCGAAGACATGGCCGCGCTCGCGAAGAAGCTCGGCACCGCGAACGGGCTCAAGGTGCAGGTGATGTCGGGCGCGCAGCTCGAACGCGCGCGGCTCGGTGGTGTGATCGGCGTCGGCAAGGGCTCGGAGCGCCCGCCGCGGTTCGTGAAGCTCGCGTACGAGCCTGCGGGTGCGAAGCACACGATCGCGTTCGTCGGCAAGGGCGTGGTGTTCGACTCGGGCGGGCTCTCGCTCAAGACCGGCGCGGGCATGGAGACGATGAAGACCGACATGGGCGGCGGCGCCGCGGTCATCGCGGCGATGTCGGTGCTGCGCGACCTCGGTGTGAAGACGCGCGTGCTCGGCTTCGTACCGCTCGTCGAGAACATGCCGAGCGGTTCGGCCATTCGTCCGGGCGACGTGTTGCGCATGCGGAACGGCAAGACGGTCGAGGTGCTGAACACCGACGCCGAGGGCCGGCTCATCCTCGCCGACGCGCTCTCACTCGCGGTCGAGGAGGAGCCCGACGCGATCATCGACCTCGCGACGCTCACGGGTGCGTGCGTGGTCGCGCTCGGCGAGGGCGTGGCCGGACTCATGAGCACGAGCGACTCGTGGAGCGCGCAGGTGCAGGGCGCGGCCGACGCCGCGGGCGAGTCGGTGTGGCCGCTCCCGCTACCCGTGAAGTACCGCAAGATGCTCGACTCCGAAGTCGCCGACATGCAGAACATCTCGCACGGCGGCTACGGCGGTGCGCTCACCGCGGGACTCTTCCTCAAGGAGTTCGCGGGCGACCTCCCGTGGGCGCACCTCGACATCGCGGGCCCCGCGCGCGCGGGCCGCGACGACGGCTATCTCATCCGTGGCGGCACCGGCTTCGGCGTCCGCACCCTCGTCGAGCTCGCGACCAACTTCACCAAGCCGTAGCGCGCTCCGTGCGCGAATCGCGGCCGTCCCGGCTTCTCGCGCGCTCGACCTACTACGTCGATCCGTGGCCCTTCGCCGCGCTCGTCGACGACGGAACGGCGTCGCGGTCGAAGCGGTCGGCGCAGTGGTCGGAGCAGAAGTAGTGACGGCTGCCCTCGTGCACGCGTGACGCGGGTGCGTTGGCCGTCTGCACCTGCATCCCGCACACGGGATCGATCGCGTAACCCTCACCACCGCCGAACCGCGCGCGGTTCCGGTACAGCCAGTACAGGTACGCGGCGAGCGCGAGGAACGCGATGTTGAGGAACGTCGTGTAGTTCCAGGCGAAGTGGGAGTCGACCATCGTCTGACTGCGGTCGTGCGGGACCGCGCCGAGCGCGGAGAACAGCTCCTCGACGATGAAGCCCGCGACCGTCATCACGGCCCAGAACCAGAGCAGCAATCGCAGCGCGACTCCTGTGCCGTAGTACTTGCGGTAGATCAGGAGCAGCGGGAGCGTGATGAGATCGGCGAACACGAACGCGATCACGCCGCCGAAGCTGATCCCGCCGTGCCAGAGCGCGGCCGCGAGCGGCACGTTCCCGATCGAGCACACGAACGCGATGATCGCGATGAAGGGGCCGACGACGACGTTCTCGATGGTCGTCACGACACCGTGCCCGTGGAGGAACACGTCGTTCCACGCCCGCACCGGTACCAGCACCGCGAGGAATCCGGCGACGACGTAGCCGATCACGAGCTCGCGTCGCAGCATCGTGAGGTCGGAGACCGTGTAGCTCGCGGCGTCGGACCACGCGGCCCGCGACCGCAACTTGTGCGACCACGGCTGCGCCTCGAGCGCGCCACCGTGCTCGTGGTCTTCGCTCTGCGCCTGCGTCAGATGTGCGCGCGCCCGCGTTGCGACCGCGCGGCCGAGCACGTAGGAGCCGGTCAGCGCGAGGAACGCGATCATGATCGGCCCGCCGATGAACTCGGCCGCCGCGAACTGCCAGCCGAGCAACACGAACAGCACGATGCCCAGCTCGAGCACGAGATTCGTCGACGCGAACATGAAGATCATCGCGGTCGTGAAGTCGGCACCCTTCTGGAAGAGCGACTTCGCCATCGCGGTCGCGGCGTACGAGCACGACGACGACACCATGCCCCAGCCGCTCGCGCGCGCGACGGACTTCGGTCGGTGATCGCCCATCGCGCGCTCGATGCGCTCGCGCGGCACGAACGCCTGCACCGCGCCGGAGAGCGTGAAACCGAGGATGAGCGGCCAGAGCGTCTCCCAGAACATGAAGAAGCCCTCGCGCAGGCTGCGCCCCACGTCCCCGACGAGGTCGACGCCGAGCATCACGTCACGACTTCACCAGTCGGGCGATCGCGGCCGACGCCTCGGCGACCTTGGCGTCGGCGTCGGGACCACCCGCGCTCACCGCGTCACGGACACAGTGGGCGAGGTGCGCGTCGAGCAGCTCGAGCGCGACGCCCTGCAGGGCCCGCGTCGCGGCCGACACCTGCGTCAGCACGTCGATGCAATAAGCGTCCTCGTCGACCATCCGCTGGAGCCCGCGGACCTGACCCTCGATCCGGCGCAGCCGCGACTGCACCGCCGCCTTCTCGGCGCTGTATCCCGGAGTGCTTGATGCCATACCCCAGTAGGGTACCAGGCGAGCTCGGGTCGGTCCAGTGGTACTGCGTTAACCCGGCATGCCGCGGTAACGCAGTACCACCGGGACGCGACCGGGCGAAACGTCAGCCGATGTCGGTGACGACGACGGGCGTGCCGACCGGGGCCCAGTCGTAGACGAAGTGCGCGGCGTCCTGGTTCATCCGCACGCAACCGTGCGATTCAGGGGTGCCGAGCAGCGCGTCGGGCTCGATCGGCTGCATCGTGTTGCGCGCGAGCGGGATGCCATGAATGTCGACGACACCGTGCGCGACCGGCGCGAACTTCAGCGTCCACGGCAGGAACAGTGCGCCGTCCGGCTCGAGCTGCACCTTGGCGAACACGTGATAGGTCCCGACCGAGGGCAGTCCGTGCTTCCCCGACACGAGCCACGAGTGCGAAACCTGACCGTTCGCCTCGACGAGCCACAGCCGCTGCTGATGGTTCGAGTACACGATGCGACGACCGCTTCCGGAGTTCGCCGGCAGCGGCGGTCCCGCGGGAACGGTCGCGATCCAGTAACCGTGCGCGGCCCGCGTGATGCCGACCGCCGCGGTCAGCGTCGAGCCCGCGCCACCGAGATACGGCGCGTTGCCGAGCGCGTACACGGAGCCGCTCGACGCGACGAGCCAGAGCCCCATCCCGCCCGGCGCGACCTGCACGCCGGTGATCGGCGCGCTCGGCGCCACGTTCGGGAACGGACGCGCGTCGCCGAAGGCGTAGAGGTGGCCGGTCGCGGTCACGATCCAGTAACCGTGTCCGGTCGGCGACGTCGTGATGCCGGCGACCGATGCACCGATCTGCATGCCGCCGGTCGAGCCGTAGAAGTGCGCGTCGCCGAAGCTGAAGATGCCGCCGTCGGACGCGACCAACCAGTAGCCGTGTCCGCTCGGCGTCGCGGCCATGCCGACGATCGGTTGGTTGAGGCGGATCGCGCCGGTCGAGCCGTAGAAGTGCGCGTCGCCGAAGCTGAAGATGCCGCCGTCGGACGCGACCAACCAGTAGCCGTGCCCGCTCGGCGTCGCCGCGAGCCCGACGACCGGTCGGTTCAGACGCAGCGCGCCCGTCGACCCGTAGAAGTGCGCGTCGCCATAGCTGAAGATGCCGCCGTCCTGCCCGAGCAACCAGTAGCCGTTGCCCGAGTGCGTCGACGCGATCGAGACGATCGGCGCGTTCAGCGCGGTGGACGGCGCGCCGAGCGCGGGCGCGCCACCGAAGCCGCGCACGGTGACGGGGCTCGACGCGGCGGCCGGCGCCACGCCGACGAGGGCGATGCCGATCGCGACCGCGACGCTGCAGAGGGACGCGAGCGCGATACGGAAGGTGCGAGTCATCCCTCTCCGATCGGCCGTCACGCGGCGAGTCTGAACGACCGCCCCCACCCGTCCCGATCCGTTCGCGAGGTGTGACGCCTCAGTGACTCAGCGTCGATCCGTCGGCGAGCACCGCGTGGGGCAGGCACAGGTCGTCGTACTCGGCGATGACGATCTGCGCGCCCTCGCCGCAGGCCGGGCACTGCGGGTCGCGGCGCACCTTGAACTCACGGAACGTCTGGTCGAGGGCGTCGTACGCGAGCAGGCGGCCGACGAGCGGGTCGCCGAGGTCGAGCACGATCTTGATCGCCTCGAGCGCCTGCACCGAGCCGACGATGCCGGGCAGCACGCCGAGCACGCCCGCTTCCGAGCACGACGGCGCGAGCTCCGGCGGCGGCGGCTCGGGGAGCAGGCAGCGGTAGCACGGCCCCTCGTACGGCTTGAAGACCGTGACCTGACCTTCGAACCGGAAGATCGAGCCGTGCACGACGGGCACGCGCGCGAGCAACGACGCGTCGTTGAGGAGATAGCGCGTCGGGAAGTTGTCGGTGCCGTCGACGACGACGTCGTAGCCGCTGATGATGTCGAGGACGTTGTCGGCACCGAGTCGCACGTCGTAGGTGACGACGTCGACGTCGGGGTTCAGCGCGGTGAGCGTCTTCTTCGCGGAGTCGACCTTGCGGTCGCCGACGCGCTCCATGTTGTGGAGGATCTGGCGCTGCAGGTTCGACTGGTCGACGACGTCCATGTCGACGATGCCGATCGTGCCGACACCCGCGGCCGCGAGGTACAGCGCGGCGGGCGAGCCGAGCCCGCCCGCACCGAGCAACAGCACCTTCGACTCGAGCAGCTTGCGCTGGCCCTCTTCACCGACTTCGGGCAGCAGGATGTGCCGGCCGTAGCGGTTGCGCTGCTCGGGCGTGAGCACCGCGGGCGTGATCCACTCCCGCCCCTCGTTCTTCCAGCGGCTGAAGCCGCCGGCCATCGACACGACGTCGGAGTAGCCGAGGTCGCTGAGCGTCTTCGCCGCGAACGCGCTGCGCGTGCCGCCGGCGCAGTAGATGACGATCGGCGCGTCCCGGTTCGTCAGCTTGTTCTCGGCCTGGCTCTCGAGGTGACCGCGGGGGATGAAGACCGAGCCGGGGATCATGCCCTGCTCGAACTCGTCGAGCTCACGGACGTCGAGGAAGGTCGCGCGGTCGAGCTCGGCCTCGGCCTCGGCGGGCGTGACCTCGCGGATCTGGCCCTTGGTCTGGTTCAGCAGCTCGCGGAAGCTCGCCAATGTGCGCTCCGAAGTGATCGAGAACGGGGCGCCCGTCTGGCGCCGACCGAAGTAAAGCCTACCGGGCGGGTCGGGTATTCCCCAAGGCCCATGCGCTCGACTCGCTGCGCGAGGCGTCAGGAGCGGCGAGCGCGGCGAGTGCGACCATGAGCGCCGGCAGGGCCTCGCCGAGCGGCGCGCGGACAACGGCCGCGGCGACGCCGTCGAACGGCGTCGGCTCCGCGTTCATCACGACGAGGCGGGCCGGGTTCGTCAGCGCGATCTCCGGCAGCGCCGCGGCGGGATACACGCCGAGCGACGTGCCCACCGCGAGGAACAGGTCGCTGCCCTCGGCGACCCGCTGCGCGCGCTCGAGGTCGGCGACGACGAGCGGCTCGCCGAACGAGATCGTCGCCGACTTCAGGATGCCGCCGCACTCGCTGCAGCTCGGGTCGGCTTCGCCGGCGCGCACGCGGTCGAGCGTCTCCGACATCGGGCCGCGCCACGCGCAACGCAGACACTTCGCCTCGCGCACGTTGCCGTGCAGCTCGATGATGCGGTCGGGCGCGCTCCCCGCCGCGTGATGCAGACCGTCGATGTTCTGCGTCAGCAGCGCGTCGAACGCGCAGTGCTGCTCGAGCTCGGCGAGCGCGCGGTGACCCGCGTTCGGCTCGGCGTGCCAGATCTCGCTGCCGAGCCGGTTCTGCCACGAACGCGCGCGCAGCTCCGGATCGGAGACGTACGAGTCGATGTGCGCGGCCTTCTCCGCAGCGGGGTTCTTCGTCCACACGCCGTTCGGGCCGCGAAAGTCGGGGATCCCCGACTCGGTGGAGATGCCGGCGCCCGTGAGCACGACGACGTGCTGCGCATCGCGCAGCCACTCCGCGATGTCGGCGTAGGGCTCGACCACGACCCCCGACAGTAGACCGGGGGTGTCACAATGCTCGGCCGATGACGAACCGGGGGTCGGGGTGAGAGCACGGCTGCTGATCACGAGCGCGGCGGTGGTGGTCGCGGTCGCCGCGTGCAGCTCGAGTGGTTCGAAGGGCGCGCCGCCGACGACCGCACCGACGTCGTCGACCGCCTCGGAGACGACGCTCGGGCCGACGGTCTCCGCACCGGTCACACCGATCACGATCCTCGTGACGAACGACGACGGCTACAACGCGCCTGGGATCGACACGATGGTGGAGGCGCTGCGGAAGCTGCCGCAGGTGACGGTCACGGTCGTCGCGCCGAAGGCCAACCAGAGCGGCACCGGCGGCAAGACGACGAGCGGTGTGCTGAACGCGCAGAGGCTGAAGACCGCGAGTGGGTATCCCGCGTACGCGGTCGACGGCTATCCCGCCGACACGATTCGCTACGCGATCACGTCGGTGTTGACGTCGCCGCCGGACGTCGTCGTGTCGGGGATCAACAACGGGCAGAACGTCGGACCGTTCATCCACATCTCGGGCACCGTCGGTGCGGCCGAGGCCGCGGCGAACGTCGGTGTGCCCGCGATCGCGGTGAGTCAGGGCTTCGGCAACCCGCCGGACTTCGCGTCGGCCGCGCGGATCGTCGTCGACTGGATCACCGCGCATCGCGCGTCGTACACCGGCTCGGCCGCGACGCGCGGCGACGTCGTGAACATCAATGTGCCGACGTGTACCGCAGGATCCGTGCGTGGGGTCCGGCAGGTTCCGGCGGCGACGGACCTCGCCGGGCGCGACATCAACAAGGTCGACTGCAGGTCGAAGATCGCGGCACCGAGTGACGACATCGACGCGTTCGTCGCCGGCTTCGCCGCCGTCACCGACCTCGACGCGACCGGCAAGACGGTGACGTCGACAACGATCTACAACGGCAGCTGATTCAGTCCGTCGGCGCTTCGCGCACCGGCGTGTTCTGACCGGCTGCGACCCACCACGTGTCGTCGCGGCGCGCGAGCACGTAGAGCGCCATCTCCGAGAAGCCGTCGTCGTCGAGCGCGACCCGCCGGATCTGCGCGACCGCGACTCCGTCGGCGGGCGTGACCATCTCGACGAGCTCGAAGCGCGACGCTCGACCGCCGCGTCCTTTCTGCTTCAAGCGAATGTGGATCGCGTGCAGCT harbors:
- a CDS encoding L,D-transpeptidase encodes the protein MTRTFRIALASLCSVAVAIGIALVGVAPAAASSPVTVRGFGGAPALGAPSTALNAPIVSIASTHSGNGYWLLGQDGGIFSYGDAHFYGSTGALRLNRPVVGLAATPSGHGYWLVASDGGIFSFGDAHFYGSTGAIRLNQPIVGMAATPSGHGYWLVASDGGIFSFGDAHFYGSTGGMQIGASVAGITTSPTGHGYWIVTATGHLYAFGDARPFPNVAPSAPITGVQVAPGGMGLWLVASSGSVYALGNAPYLGGAGSTLTAAVGITRAAHGYWIATVPAGPPLPANSGSGRRIVYSNHQQRLWLVEANGQVSHSWLVSGKHGLPSVGTYHVFAKVQLEPDGALFLPWTLKFAPVAHGVVDIHGIPLARNTMQPIEPDALLGTPESHGCVRMNQDAAHFVYDWAPVGTPVVVTDIG
- the surE gene encoding 5'/3'-nucleotidase SurE gives rise to the protein MRARLLITSAAVVVAVAACSSSGSKGAPPTTAPTSSTASETTLGPTVSAPVTPITILVTNDDGYNAPGIDTMVEALRKLPQVTVTVVAPKANQSGTGGKTTSGVLNAQRLKTASGYPAYAVDGYPADTIRYAITSVLTSPPDVVVSGINNGQNVGPFIHISGTVGAAEAAANVGVPAIAVSQGFGNPPDFASAARIVVDWITAHRASYTGSAATRGDVVNINVPTCTAGSVRGVRQVPAATDLAGRDINKVDCRSKIAAPSDDIDAFVAGFAAVTDLDATGKTVTSTTIYNGS
- a CDS encoding Sir2 family NAD-dependent protein deacetylase, with translation MVEPYADIAEWLRDAQHVVVLTGAGISTESGIPDFRGPNGVWTKNPAAEKAAHIDSYVSDPELRARSWQNRLGSEIWHAEPNAGHRALAELEQHCAFDALLTQNIDGLHHAAGSAPDRIIELHGNVREAKCLRCAWRGPMSETLDRVRAGEADPSCSECGGILKSATISFGEPLVVADLERAQRVAEGSDLFLAVGTSLGVYPAAALPEIALTNPARLVVMNAEPTPFDGVAAAVVRAPLGEALPALMVALAALAAPDASRSESSAWALGNTRPAR
- the moeB gene encoding molybdopterin-synthase adenylyltransferase MoeB, whose amino-acid sequence is MASFRELLNQTKGQIREVTPAEAEAELDRATFLDVRELDEFEQGMIPGSVFIPRGHLESQAENKLTNRDAPIVIYCAGGTRSAFAAKTLSDLGYSDVVSMAGGFSRWKNEGREWITPAVLTPEQRNRYGRHILLPEVGEEGQRKLLESKVLLLGAGGLGSPAALYLAAAGVGTIGIVDMDVVDQSNLQRQILHNMERVGDRKVDSAKKTLTALNPDVDVVTYDVRLGADNVLDIISGYDVVVDGTDNFPTRYLLNDASLLARVPVVHGSIFRFEGQVTVFKPYEGPCYRCLLPEPPPPELAPSCSEAGVLGVLPGIVGSVQALEAIKIVLDLGDPLVGRLLAYDALDQTFREFKVRRDPQCPACGEGAQIVIAEYDDLCLPHAVLADGSTLSH